Proteins encoded in a region of the Flavobacteriaceae bacterium HL-DH10 genome:
- a CDS encoding helix-turn-helix domain-containing protein — MANQHKIPTLNLSELTSFHGETTEWMPKVSQSKQKDYHVNKLDDITDKANFKVLPHRKEFHDFIYLKKGISVRSKGLNKYEFGDGSIFFLPAFQITQHKSMSIDAEGFFCHFDESLFDFLPKKYLSDRFSFFQFQSNPVVQLSKETQQSVELILKRLMVLYETGEKTKKNLIASYLLTLFEEVKKEVFLESKKSKNSYFRITEAYKQLLTEHIYEYKQISDYADKLHITPNYLNKCVKASINKTAQDLLKEMMVLEAKSLIKYSDLHVSEIAVKLCDQTPSNFARFFKKQTGITPKEYAQMD; from the coding sequence ATGGCAAATCAACATAAAATACCAACTCTAAACCTTTCAGAATTAACATCTTTTCATGGAGAAACTACGGAATGGATGCCAAAGGTTTCTCAATCCAAACAAAAAGACTACCATGTAAATAAATTAGATGATATTACTGATAAGGCTAATTTTAAGGTGTTGCCACACCGTAAGGAATTTCACGATTTTATATATTTAAAAAAAGGAATTTCCGTTAGAAGTAAAGGGTTGAATAAGTATGAATTTGGAGATGGGTCTATATTCTTTCTTCCAGCATTTCAAATCACGCAGCACAAATCCATGAGTATTGATGCTGAAGGTTTTTTTTGTCATTTTGATGAAAGCCTTTTCGATTTTTTACCAAAAAAATACCTAAGTGATAGATTTTCTTTTTTTCAATTTCAATCTAATCCAGTTGTTCAGTTATCTAAAGAAACACAACAAAGTGTAGAATTGATTTTGAAACGGTTAATGGTGCTTTATGAAACTGGAGAAAAAACAAAAAAAAACCTAATTGCTTCCTATCTGTTAACCTTATTTGAAGAGGTGAAAAAAGAAGTATTTTTAGAATCTAAAAAAAGCAAAAACTCATATTTTAGGATCACCGAAGCTTATAAGCAATTGTTAACTGAGCATATTTATGAGTATAAACAAATATCGGATTATGCAGATAAACTTCATATTACTCCAAATTATTTAAACAAATGTGTAAAGGCCAGTATTAATAAAACTGCACAAGATTTATTAAAGGAAATGATGGTTTTAGAAGCTAAATCTCTAATAAAGTATTCTGATTTACATGTTTCAGAAATAGCTGTGAAACTTTGTGACCAAACTCCGAGTAACTTCGCCCGGTTTTTTAAAAAGCAAACAGGAATCACTCCAAAGGAATACGCTCAAATGGATTGA